The genomic region tgcactgctgcagacacaacgctcctggaacggactgacggaccccatccgcgtgcagtgtgaaagctgtcatccgttaacatggggacggaaaaaaatacgcaccgcacacgcactgcagacggagtatgtgtgaaacgggcgtatgGTCAAATCACCTGACTtcggtgatccgaatcatgaatcgatacactgattcattaagctctgAGGCTTCAGGAAGAAGTGTTTGGAAatagagaggaaattacattggtgtcaatggagatTGGATCCGATCACAGCCATcggatttaaacaaaaatatcttcattcgtgttccgaagatgaacggtggtcttacgggtgtcgaacgacatgagggggactaattgatgacagaattttcatttttgggtgcagtaaccttttaaaacattattcaaaacagtctgttttaattacaaaaaaagagGAGAAATTACAAATATCGGAATTAGCCAATAATGGTTTGTTAAAATCTGCATCGGTATCAGCCCCAAAAAAATCCTATTGGTTTATCCTTAGAAAAACTCAACAGCAAGTTTTTTAGGAATGCAAGAATACAACAAAATGTATGTGACAATGCGTTTTTTTCTAGTATGATGTCATTATGCAAACCATTTTATCGGTAAAAGTCCAAATTGGATGGAAAAAGTCAAACAACGAACAAATCTTGCTATCTTTTTTTAACTCATATTCACTTTGTCGATATAAAAACAGTACAAAAAGTGAATGGCAACTTGACTAGTAATACTATAGAAATATACAGCACTACCACAAAAACTGAAGTTTGAAAGATGGCTGAAGCGCTTGTTTCTCTGGCGCGTAAGGTCTATACTAAAAGTATCACTGCAGGATACTAAAGAAATATTGCAGGTCTTTGCTTTGTCAGTAATTGATTGCTTTGGTTTGACGGCTGTTGATGCATAGGCATTTTTAGCATGCTAACCTTGAAATATATGACTCTGCTCTTGCATTAAATTGTTTTTGCATATTACCCAGGAGTGTGCACTACCCTCCAGAAACCTCCAGTATCATGATCATGGCGAGGATGGTGGCCACCATCAAGcaggttattattattttctatttattgTCTTTTTATTGGTTGGAACAAGTGTCTAAGAGGATTGTGTGCGTACATTAAATGTAGTAAGTGtgaaataactgcatttttttttttttgctgtttcaGGCTCAAGATAAGGGATGCTGGCAGAGGTTGTTCTCTAAGTTTTGTAGTCGTACAGCAAATGAAGAGGAGGAAATAGTTCATAAATTGTTGGGAGAGAAGtttcaggtaaattgaaagtccataatcttttttacattattaaagCATCTCAATGTCATGCTTCACAGTGTGCCATCAAGTATGCCAGTTCAGAAGTTTGAAACAAATAAGTGATTTTCATTATGTGTATTAATTGAATGTTTTGTAGAAATCATAAAGTAAAAAATGTTactttatttggtaacactttatttgacAGTGTCCGTGATGTAtgctacatgtacttaccatagtaataacagttaATTTTGCATAATTACAACCCTCAACCAAACTCTTATCCTACCCTTACCCTATAGTAAgtgtgtaattatgcataatttactgttattactatggtaagtacatgtcgTCACAAGTTACCATGTCACCGTAAAATAGTGCTATCAGTAAAAATGCCCCAAAATACAATGTTGTTTCTTTTACCAGGGACAGCTGGCCTTGCTGCGTAATTTGTTTTCCACAGCACTGTACGAAGATCGTCTCAGTCAGGTCAGACATGGTCTTTGTCATCTGTCTTTTTAAGATTTAATAAAAAGAATAAGGGTTATACAATTAAATGAACATACACTACCAACCCTCTACACACACCTTACAATAGAATTGCCATTGGCTAGTattgttttgttctttttttcacTAGACTAATATATCCTCCAAATCggcttatttttttgtaaaatggcacagtgttttttttaaactttttttatatgtgatatgATTTATGTACATGATTAATTACATCATGATTATGTAATCAAGCATTTTTTAATGATAATACTTAATTCAACCTAAAACGTGACAACCATGGTATGCATTCATTAGTCATTTTAACAGAATTTAGGGCTGGTGGTGCTTGAGACGTTGGTCATTCAGTGTTTCTGTACATCTGTTAagggttgcactttatttaacAGTATGTACACTGAGTAAGAACGTACTGATTAATACAAGGTAAATGCATGGTTTAGGTGTAAGGGTATGTTCAGGGACTAGTACctagttattacccagttattgtAATAACTATAATAAGTACATGTAATATTATATACATGGGGAAAAGGACTATAAAATAAAGTGCCACCCTGTtaagataataataattttactaGTACTAACAATGTACTAGTACTCACAATGGAAACCAGGGCTGCATGTGCATGGTATACACAGGTACTACGCATCTCAAACACTGGACAGTGAAATTTGTCAGTCAATGGCTGCAAAGCCTATAGAGTATAACACATCCACTGAATTGTCCATATCCATATGCATGGAACGTTCTCAAGAAAATCTGCAATAATATAATAAGCCAGCTGGAAAACTTCCGGTCAAGTGTCACTTATTGGTGTGTCGGCATCGTCAATGTCCTGAGGTTGCTTTAAAAGCATCAATAGTGTAATATTTAGTTTATAATTAGAATATATAGTCACTTAAATAGTTAGACCTAGCAATAATCTAGTTATTCAAATGTAAGACAACATAAATAAGACTCGTCCCTCAGTGTTTCTCCTCAGCAAAATTGAATTCGGTGTAATTCATTTGCGCGAGAGGTTATTTTTCATGAAGCTTTGTGAgtacattactatttgtaatctttaatatttatttaaaatcgaaaagtgtgaaaaaaatattaagggAAATGGCTAATATGAGCAGCTCCTCTGCTGTCATCTACAGGTTATAGTAGTAATTAATTGTAattattgtcttttttatttttaaataagtgTTTTCAATCAAATGTAGGGCTGTTaaacgattaatcgcatccgaaataaaagtttgtgtttacataaaaaaaaaaaatatatatatatatatatatatatatatatatatatatatatatatatatatatatatatatatatatatatatatatatatatatatatcatatatatagcATATATATACTCTGCTTTGCGTCGTGACCGCCTCACCACCTCtggtgtgcattatttttctaatacttcaatggtgtgtgtgtgtatgtacgtatgtatgtatgtatgtatatagcctgaaatgtggcaaaaggtcgcaaagttcaagagggccgaatactttcgcaaggcactgtatgtgtgtatatatatatatatatatatatatatatatatatatatatatatatatatatatatatatatatatatatatatatatatatatacatacatatatatatatatatacacatacatacatatatacatacatacagtgccttgtgaaagtattcggcccccttgaactttgcgaccttttgccacatttcaggcttcaaacataaagatataaaactgtaatttttgtgaacaatcaacaacaagtgggacaaaATCATAAAGTGGactgaaatttattggatatttcaaacttttttaacaaatctaaaactgaaaaattgcgCGTGCAaacgtatgtatgtatatgtatgtatatatatatatatatatatatatatatatatatatatatatatatatatatatataatttataaataaaatgcacatacaactacatattaaatacatatacatgtatgcatgtgttttcaattatacataataattatacacagcacacacacatatattatgtaagcACAAACGTATATTTTGaatgcaattaatcgcaactAATTTAATCCAGGAAGTAACCGTGCATATATTAAATTAAGAATAGAGCATATTTTTGTAATACagtatgtatatattttgtgttttagTGGTTCACTCCAGAAGGATTTCGCTCTCTGTTTTCACTCGTTGGGACCAACGGTCAGGGTATCGGCACCAGGTAATATCCAGTCAATACAATCAATCACTATTTTCCTTCAGGGAGATGTATAATAATGTTCCTCAAGTAATTCTGATCGGATCGGATGTGTGTCTGTAGTTCTCTGAGTCAGTGGGTTCATGCGTGTGATGCACTGGAGCTTcccagccagcagagggagcaaCTGGATGCTTTTATCGACCAGCTGTACAAGGACATAGACAAAGGTCATTTTTCTCTTAGTCTCCCACCTGTTTCTGGTGCTTAGATCCTCACATACTTGCTCACACATTGATCTGTATAACTGCAAAGATTGATCCTCAGTTTTTGACATCTACTTCCTCAAGCACAGCTGAGACAGACACACATTTCACCAACTTAGACAGCCATCAATCTgtgtaaaatattactgttttgtgcaaaagtttgaaatatatatttttttttctgttatagAAACCGGTGATTTCCTCAACTGTGAAGGCTCTGGACTTTTCCTGCTGCAAAGCTCTTGTGAGAATTGTCTTTATTCACATTGGCATGTCTTTCAGTTTGTACAGCTGTGATAATTTTACATACAGTAGAAGTTGACTTTGAGTAGCAAAAATCAGGTCAGCTTAACAAATGAGCCCTGTCTTCTTACTTTACTAAAAGAAGGGAAGATTTATTACCGTTTCCTTTGTTGAACAGGTAATCACAGCTGCGTTCCCAATGCGGAGGCGTCTTTCCCCGACAACAACTTCCTCCTTCACCTCAGCGCCCTCGGTGACATCGGCCCTGGAGAGGTCAGAGGAGGATGTTGGATAATAGATGCTAAGCTGATGCTTGGAGGGAGGGCCGTAATATTCTAAAGCCTTGAGTGTTTCATTGTCGGTAGGAATTACAGTCTAGACTCAGAAGATTGGAGCAGTTTTGGCAGCTTGTCAGATAGATTGAAAAGGCCTACATCTGCTTGGCTTCATGCTGGAGAGGTAGAACATTGCACAGATTTATTTCATAGGTTTGTTTGTCTGAATCATATTAGCCAGTGGATGACAGCTCATCATGAATTTGTAATAGCTATCAGTGTTGAATTCACATTGCTTTATGAATTTTTATAGGGTTACCTAAAGCCAAATTTGTTTTACCTTTGTTTCCTGGCATAGTGACCATTTTTCCTCAATATGTTTTGCTTCATAGCCAGGCAGATTTATGCACCAATCAGAATTATAATAAGAATGCTTTTTAAATTCCACTTCATTTCCTGAAAagttcagctttgccatcacaggaataaattactttatataataaaatagaaacttttaaacaggagcATATTCCCACACAATGACTGCATATTAAGGGGTCTCTCACCCTCCAAAAAGGACAAAAGAGAATAACTGAATGCTATGAATAATGATTAAATGATTGGTTAGTATGTAGAATAATGAAATGTTTGACTTTCAAAGAAACATGTATTTTATTACCACCGTGAAACAACATAACATGAGAGCCATTACACCCACAGAGtgatttcatgttttttttggccaatttataaaacaaattttttttttttgtatagctTAATTCCTAGTCATAACATAActgcagaaaaaaacaaataaataaaataaatatgatttgcTGAGCTGTTGTCTCAGTGATTTTTCTCATTCTTTCTGTAGGAAATTTGTATCAGCTACCTGGACTGCTGCCAGAGAGACAGGAGTCGTCATAGCCGGCACAAGATCTTGAGGTAAACGAATGCAATCCCTTGTTTAAGCATTCTCTGTGAAACTGCCCAGCTGAGTCTACCTCCAGAGAGGATCAATGGCCTTGGTCTCTGGCAGCAGCTCTCGGCCTGGATAACCACAGGGGCTGTTGGCTTGCTGCTGGGCCCCTGCTCTCCTATTGATCATTTACCTGTCAATCGCAGCAGCTATGCCGGCTGGATGACCAATGAGGGTTTGTTTGGAAATCCCACTTAATCTATATTTACTTTATTCCTTTTACCTTGAAAAGAACTGCTGACCTTCTTGGCTGTGAAGTCAAGATTAGAGATGGACCCCCCTGGATCTGATGGATATTATTTATCTTCCTTTATTTTGGAATAAGGATAGATTGAAAGCTCTAATGGCCGATCTTTAACGTATTCTGTGCATTGGCATTAAGAgagatacactatattgccaaaagtattggaacACCCCtcaaaatcattgaattcatgtgttccaatcacttccatggccacaggtgtataaaatcaagcactaggcatgcagacgcttttacacacatttctgaaagaatgggtcgctcccAGGAGCTCACAAATTTAAGCGTTGTACCAcctgtgcattcaagaaatttcctcactacacGGGGCTCCAGACTGCTACCAAATGGTTGTATTTTGCTACCAAAATTTGAGTGTGCACAACTGAATTTTACATCTAGGTGCACGTGCGACCACTAAATTTGGCCGTGTTTATTCAATAGATTACTCCAATTACATGCTCCCTAGAAGGCTATATTTGCTGACGTGACACGCATGACATCTATTTAACCAATACagtcacattttttttatagaagTACATGACTCAAACGTAAtagtcattttatttaaaagaagaaacctGTTCAAACATGCATAATGCAAACACAAAAACTGTGCTTATACTCTGCACAGTAAGCATTTAACCATCAGCCTGCGTTATTACACTGTTTTCATTACTATGGTAAAatgtacatttctttctttgctgCAAATATGCCAAACTACCAAAGCCAAGCTCGACCTTGTTTGCAATCAGTATCATTCAGCAACTGCTTCATtattttaaaggattagttcacccaaaaatgaaa from Pseudorasbora parva isolate DD20220531a chromosome 11, ASM2467924v1, whole genome shotgun sequence harbors:
- the smyd5 gene encoding histone-lysine N-trimethyltransferase SMYD5 isoform X1 translates to MSNMAAPVDDMFSRCVDSAKASNCVEVRFIDNVKGKGLFAKRSFKKGDTIFIEQPLVSSQFLWNALYKYRACEYCLRALETAEENARRLSGLPALSLPHPELCKVRPDRHQACTQCQVMYCSTECRQAAWDQYHKVLCLGPSSEDPDHPVNKLQDAWRSVHYPPETSSIMIMARMVATIKQAQDKGCWQRLFSKFCSRTANEEEEIVHKLLGEKFQGQLALLRNLFSTALYEDRLSQWFTPEGFRSLFSLVGTNGQGIGTSSLSQWVHACDALELPSQQREQLDAFIDQLYKDIDKETGDFLNCEGSGLFLLQSSCNHSCVPNAEASFPDNNFLLHLSALGDIGPGEEICISYLDCCQRDRSRHSRHKILRENYLFICSCQKCMSQMDDADMTSEDEEEVEGEGETEGDDMEDEMTDV
- the smyd5 gene encoding histone-lysine N-trimethyltransferase SMYD5 isoform X2, coding for MSNMAAPVDDMFSRCVDSAKASNCVEVRFIDNVKGKGLFAKRSFKKGDTIFIEQPLVSSQFLWNALYKYRACEYCLRALETAEENARRLSGLPALSLPHPELCKVRPDRHQACTQCQVMYCSTECRQAAWDQYHKVLCLGPSSEDPDHPVNKLQDAWRSVHYPPETSSIMIMARMVATIKQAQDKGCWQRLFSKFCSRTANEEEEIVHKLLGEKFQGQLALLRNLFSTALYEDRLSQWFTPEGFRSLFSLVGTNGQGIGTSSLSQWVHACDALELPSQQREQLDAFIDQLYKDIDKETGDFLNCEGSGLFLLQSSCNHSCVPNAEASFPDNNFLLHLSALGDIGPGEVRGGCWIIDAKLMLGGRAVIF